In Alistipes ihumii AP11, a genomic segment contains:
- the recA gene encoding recombinase RecA — protein sequence MTEKAQINPEKLKVLSAVMDKIEKDFGKGAIMKMSSKKVDEVPVIPSGSITIDQALGIGGYPKGRVIEIFGPESSGKTTLAIHAIAEAQKAGGIAAFIDAEHAFDSAYARKLGVDIDELLISQPDNGEQALEIADHLIRSSAIDIVVIDSVAALTPKAEIEGEMGESKMGLQARLMSQALRKLTASISKTRTVCIFINQLRDKIGVVYGNPETTTGGNALKFYASVRIDIRKASVIKDGEEQLGARAKVKIVKNKLAPPFRRAEFDIMYGEGISKIGEIIDLGVDLGILKKSGSWFSYGERKIGQGRDSVKELLKSDEALRDEIEAKVRAGLAAAD from the coding sequence ATGACAGAAAAAGCACAGATTAATCCGGAGAAGCTCAAAGTGCTGAGCGCCGTAATGGACAAGATCGAAAAGGACTTCGGCAAGGGTGCGATCATGAAGATGAGCAGCAAGAAGGTCGACGAGGTCCCGGTTATTCCGTCGGGATCGATTACGATCGATCAGGCGCTCGGCATCGGAGGCTACCCCAAGGGCCGGGTGATCGAGATATTCGGTCCCGAGTCTTCGGGCAAGACGACGCTCGCGATTCATGCGATCGCCGAGGCGCAGAAAGCGGGCGGCATCGCTGCCTTCATCGATGCCGAGCATGCGTTCGACAGCGCGTATGCCCGGAAACTGGGCGTAGACATCGATGAGTTGCTTATTTCGCAGCCCGATAACGGCGAGCAGGCGCTCGAGATCGCCGACCATTTGATCCGTTCGAGCGCGATCGATATCGTCGTGATCGACTCCGTAGCCGCGCTGACGCCCAAGGCCGAGATCGAGGGCGAGATGGGCGAGTCGAAAATGGGGCTTCAGGCCCGGCTGATGTCTCAGGCGCTGCGCAAGCTGACCGCCAGTATCAGCAAGACCCGCACGGTCTGCATCTTTATCAATCAGCTGCGCGACAAGATCGGAGTCGTGTACGGCAATCCCGAGACGACGACGGGCGGAAACGCGCTGAAGTTCTATGCCAGCGTCCGGATCGATATCCGCAAGGCGTCGGTCATCAAGGACGGCGAGGAGCAGCTCGGAGCCCGCGCGAAGGTCAAGATCGTCAAGAACAAGCTCGCGCCTCCGTTCCGCCGGGCCGAGTTCGACATCATGTACGGAGAAGGCATTTCCAAGATCGGCGAGATCATCGATCTGGGCGTCGATCTGGGTATTCTCAAGAAAAGCGGCTCGTGGTTTTCCTACGGCGAGCGCAAGATCGGTCAGGGGCGTGATTCGGTGAAGGAACTGCTCAAGAGCGACGAGGCGCTTCGGGACGAAATCGAAGCCAAGGTACGCGCGGGGCTCGCGGCTGCCGACTGA
- the bcp gene encoding thioredoxin-dependent thiol peroxidase — MEKLKAGSPAPAFEATDQDGNKRTLADYAGRKLILYFYPKDNTPGCTAEACSLRDGRDELREMGFEVVGVSPDSEKSHRGFIEKQGLNFTLLSDPDKVVAKAYGVWGEKKFMGRTFMGILRTTFVIDEKGMIERVLDKVRTKDHFEQIVEAYK, encoded by the coding sequence ATGGAAAAGCTCAAAGCGGGGAGTCCGGCGCCTGCGTTCGAGGCGACGGATCAGGACGGAAACAAAAGGACGCTGGCCGATTACGCCGGCCGTAAGCTGATTCTTTATTTTTATCCGAAAGACAATACGCCGGGCTGTACGGCCGAGGCATGCAGTCTGCGCGACGGCCGCGACGAGTTGCGCGAGATGGGCTTCGAAGTCGTGGGCGTAAGTCCCGACAGCGAGAAATCGCATCGGGGATTTATCGAAAAGCAGGGGCTGAACTTCACGCTGCTTTCCGATCCCGACAAGGTCGTTGCGAAAGCCTACGGCGTTTGGGGCGAAAAGAAGTTCATGGGGCGTACGTTCATGGGTATTTTGCGCACGACGTTCGTCATCGACGAGAAGGGCATGATCGAGAGGGTGCTCGATAAGGTTCGGACCAAGGACCATTTCGAGCAGATCGTCGAGGCTTATAAATGA
- the dnaA gene encoding chromosomal replication initiator protein DnaA yields the protein MIINNQTYGDVWQSCLSRIREHTSDEEFAKWFKPIVPLDFDGVTLKLKVPNESYVYHIEKHFIPLLKPIIHQLFGLKTKLRYAVPKTEPAAVTVVGDADMTAINKFVAQSDTTNIKNPFVIPGIRRLVIDPQLNPNYTFDTFVEGACNRLCRSAGLAVAVDPGRTPFNPLYIYGDSGLGKTHIAQAIGMEVKQRKPQLQVLYVSMNKFQAQFQNAAIKGELNDFIHFYQMLDVLIIDDIQELAGKDKTQNAFFNIFNHLHLSNKQLVMTSDKPPVELKDIEQRLITRFKWGLSTQLLLPDFETKVKIVQGKARKLGAEVPQEVIEFLAENINANVREIEGALSSLVANASFLGKKITITLAKEILKVYVQFNRREITIDHIKKVVCEHMGLDAETFNSPKRTREIAQARQIAMYLSKQHTKAPLTAIGAAIGGKNHATVLHACKAISNLMETDKLFRYQVEEIEKKVLAR from the coding sequence ATGATAATCAATAACCAAACATATGGAGATGTGTGGCAAAGCTGTCTGAGCCGCATTCGCGAGCATACCTCGGACGAGGAGTTCGCCAAGTGGTTCAAGCCGATCGTTCCGCTCGATTTCGACGGAGTGACGCTGAAGCTCAAAGTGCCCAACGAGAGTTACGTATATCATATCGAAAAGCACTTCATCCCGCTGCTCAAACCCATTATTCATCAGCTTTTCGGGCTCAAGACCAAGTTGCGATACGCCGTGCCCAAGACGGAGCCGGCCGCCGTCACGGTCGTGGGCGATGCCGATATGACGGCGATCAACAAGTTCGTCGCGCAGTCCGATACGACGAATATAAAGAATCCGTTTGTCATTCCGGGCATACGGCGTTTGGTGATCGATCCTCAGCTCAATCCCAATTATACGTTCGATACCTTTGTCGAAGGCGCGTGCAACCGTCTTTGCCGTTCGGCCGGGCTGGCCGTGGCCGTCGATCCGGGGCGGACGCCTTTCAATCCCTTATATATATACGGCGATTCGGGCCTCGGGAAAACGCATATCGCGCAGGCTATCGGCATGGAGGTCAAGCAGCGTAAGCCGCAGCTGCAGGTGCTGTACGTGTCGATGAACAAGTTTCAGGCGCAGTTTCAGAATGCGGCGATCAAGGGCGAGCTGAACGATTTCATCCATTTCTATCAGATGCTCGACGTGCTGATTATCGACGATATACAGGAGTTGGCCGGTAAGGACAAGACGCAAAACGCCTTTTTTAACATATTCAATCATCTGCACCTGTCGAACAAGCAGCTCGTAATGACCTCCGACAAGCCGCCCGTCGAACTGAAAGACATCGAGCAGCGGCTGATCACTCGCTTCAAGTGGGGGCTTTCGACGCAGTTGCTGTTGCCGGATTTCGAGACGAAGGTCAAGATCGTACAGGGCAAGGCCCGGAAGCTGGGGGCCGAGGTGCCTCAGGAGGTAATCGAGTTCTTGGCGGAGAATATCAATGCCAATGTGCGGGAAATCGAAGGCGCGCTGTCGTCGCTGGTGGCGAACGCCTCGTTTCTCGGCAAGAAGATTACGATCACGTTGGCCAAGGAGATTCTGAAGGTGTATGTGCAGTTCAACCGGCGCGAGATTACGATCGATCATATTAAGAAGGTGGTCTGCGAGCATATGGGACTCGATGCGGAGACGTTCAACTCGCCGAAGCGGACGCGCGAAATCGCGCAGGCGCGCCAGATCGCGATGTATCTGAGCAAGCAACACACCAAGGCTCCTCTGACGGCGATCGGAGCGGCGATCGGAGGCAAGAATCACGCGACGGTGCTTCATGCCTGCAAGGCCATTTCCAATCTGATGGAGACCGACAAGCTTTTCCGCTATCAGGTCGAGGAGATCGAGAAGAAAGTGCTCGCTCGGTAG
- a CDS encoding phospho-sugar mutase, protein MSENLDLIVKERAEKWLSDSYDEETRKKVKQLIDNDPKELTESFYKDLEFGTGGLRGIMGVGTNRMNVYTVGMATQGLSNYLKKAFPDEPIRVAVGHDSRNNSRLFAERVADIFAANGFKVYLFDSLRPTPELSFAIRHLHCHSGVVVTASHNPKEYNGYKAYWSDGAQVVAPHDRNIIAEVQKITSPDQVMIWKGDRSENIEILDETFDQIYLEAVHGLSLSPDAVERYHDMKIVYTPLHGTGVILVPESLRKYGFTNILTVKEQNIPDGNFPTVESPNPEERSAMKMAIELAESEKAEVVLATDPDADRIGMALRDENGQYVLLNGNQTCSLLVYYIVKRWSELGRLRGKEYIVKTIVTTELVARIAESFGVRHFDCLTGFKYIATVMRNHEQTMQYICGGEESFGFLAEDFVRDKDAVSACSLAAEAAAWAKSQDMTLYELLKEMYVRYGFFREALVSVVRKGKEGQEEIAKMMSDYRSDPPRSLGGSPIVVIKDYLNGEALDLTNGSKTPIDMERSNVLQFTTADSTVVSIRPSGTEPKIKFYFGVRAELNDTARFNEVQAELDGKIESIKKEMGLV, encoded by the coding sequence ATGAGCGAGAATCTGGATTTAATTGTCAAAGAAAGAGCCGAAAAATGGCTGTCCGACAGTTATGACGAAGAAACAAGAAAAAAAGTTAAACAACTGATAGACAACGACCCTAAAGAGCTTACCGAAAGTTTTTATAAAGATCTGGAGTTCGGCACGGGCGGCCTGCGGGGAATCATGGGAGTCGGCACGAACCGGATGAACGTCTACACGGTCGGCATGGCCACTCAGGGATTGTCGAACTACTTGAAAAAGGCTTTCCCCGACGAACCGATCCGCGTGGCCGTCGGCCATGACAGCCGCAACAACAGCCGCCTTTTCGCCGAACGGGTGGCGGACATTTTCGCGGCCAACGGCTTCAAGGTTTACCTGTTCGACTCGCTGAGGCCGACCCCGGAGCTGAGCTTCGCGATACGTCATCTCCATTGCCACAGCGGCGTAGTGGTCACCGCTTCGCACAATCCGAAAGAGTACAACGGATACAAGGCCTACTGGTCGGACGGCGCTCAGGTCGTTGCGCCGCACGACCGCAACATCATCGCCGAAGTGCAGAAAATCACGTCGCCCGACCAAGTCATGATATGGAAAGGCGACCGAAGCGAAAACATCGAAATTCTGGACGAGACGTTCGACCAAATTTATCTGGAAGCCGTTCACGGACTGTCGCTGTCGCCCGATGCCGTCGAACGCTACCACGACATGAAGATCGTCTATACGCCGCTGCACGGAACCGGAGTGATTCTTGTCCCCGAGTCGCTACGGAAATACGGTTTTACGAATATCCTGACCGTCAAGGAACAGAATATCCCGGACGGCAATTTCCCGACAGTCGAGTCCCCGAATCCGGAGGAACGCTCGGCCATGAAAATGGCGATCGAGCTGGCCGAGAGCGAAAAGGCCGAAGTCGTGCTGGCGACCGACCCCGATGCCGACCGCATCGGCATGGCGCTCCGGGACGAGAACGGTCAGTACGTGTTGCTGAACGGCAACCAGACCTGTTCGCTGCTGGTCTATTACATCGTCAAGCGCTGGAGCGAGCTGGGACGGCTCCGAGGCAAAGAATACATCGTCAAAACGATCGTAACCACCGAGCTGGTCGCCCGCATCGCCGAATCGTTCGGAGTAAGGCACTTCGATTGCCTCACGGGCTTCAAATACATCGCTACCGTCATGCGCAACCACGAGCAGACGATGCAATACATCTGCGGAGGAGAGGAGAGCTTCGGCTTTCTGGCCGAGGATTTCGTACGAGACAAGGACGCGGTCAGCGCCTGCTCACTGGCCGCCGAAGCCGCCGCATGGGCTAAGTCGCAGGACATGACGCTGTACGAACTGCTCAAAGAGATGTATGTGCGCTACGGCTTTTTCCGCGAGGCTTTGGTCTCGGTAGTCCGCAAGGGAAAGGAAGGACAGGAGGAAATCGCTAAAATGATGAGCGACTACCGGTCGGATCCTCCTCGGAGCCTCGGAGGCTCTCCGATAGTCGTCATCAAAGACTATCTGAACGGCGAGGCGCTCGATCTCACCAACGGCAGCAAAACACCGATCGACATGGAACGGTCGAACGTACTCCAATTCACGACGGCCGATTCGACGGTCGTATCGATCCGGCCATCGGGTACGGAACCGAAAATAAAGTTCTATTTCGGCGTGCGTGCCGAATTGAACGATACGGCCCGATTCAACGAAGTACAGGCCGAACTCGACGGCAAGATCGAATCGATCAAAAAGGAAATGGGATTGGTTTGA
- a CDS encoding HIT family protein: MATIFTRIVRGEIPSYKVAEDERFFAFLDINPLTKGHTLVVPKQETDYLFDLDDRTLADMIVFAKRIARKLKEKIECKRVAVVVLGLEVPHAHIHLIPIQDEKDVDFRKEKLKLSPDEFRAIADTISL, translated from the coding sequence ATGGCAACCATCTTTACCCGAATCGTCCGAGGAGAAATCCCGAGCTACAAGGTAGCCGAGGATGAAAGGTTCTTCGCCTTTCTGGACATCAATCCGCTAACCAAGGGGCACACGCTGGTCGTTCCCAAGCAAGAGACGGACTACCTGTTCGATCTGGACGACCGCACGCTGGCCGATATGATCGTCTTTGCCAAGCGAATTGCGCGAAAACTGAAAGAGAAAATAGAATGCAAAAGGGTGGCGGTCGTCGTACTCGGACTCGAAGTTCCGCATGCCCACATCCACCTAATCCCGATTCAAGACGAAAAAGACGTGGATTTCCGCAAAGAAAAGCTCAAACTATCCCCCGACGAATTTCGAGCGATAGCCGATACAATCAGCTTATAA
- a CDS encoding helix-turn-helix transcriptional regulator: MERLTSSRLAEILGVQPSNISHILGGRNKPSFEFIEKLLLRFPKLNPDWIILGKGPVYRPEIPSVVRPTEIPEPETDLNLFSDTTTAIRSQQHDAPEKFLPASDVQDPAKENYTASEPSVHADIDEVPESEIDRIILLMKDKSCICYRPK; encoded by the coding sequence ATGGAAAGGCTGACTTCTTCCAGACTGGCGGAAATTCTGGGTGTTCAGCCGTCGAATATTTCCCATATTCTCGGAGGCAGAAACAAACCCAGTTTCGAATTCATCGAAAAGTTATTGCTGCGTTTTCCGAAACTCAACCCGGATTGGATTATTCTCGGCAAAGGACCGGTTTATCGTCCCGAGATACCTTCTGTCGTTCGGCCGACAGAAATTCCTGAACCGGAAACCGATCTGAATCTTTTCTCGGATACTACGACCGCGATCCGTTCGCAACAACATGACGCTCCCGAAAAATTCCTCCCGGCCTCTGATGTCCAAGATCCGGCAAAGGAAAATTACACGGCCTCGGAACCATCCGTTCATGCGGATATCGATGAAGTCCCGGAATCGGAAATAGATCGAATCATCCTTCTCATGAAGGATAAAAGCTGCATATGCTATCGTCCGAAATGA
- a CDS encoding RagB/SusD family nutrient uptake outer membrane protein: MKIKISKILLVLSVCGLLYSCDKFFEVDLKGQMDEEKVVNNEDYLAKLWAGLYWAMENGFTAVGNGGYASACDEADNNQQSSSVQKFNTGSWNAQSNPDDLYARFYQAIRSANDFLRLSDTVNNPQYTFREYEKGEPEKYATKVFNWHAYRLDASFLKAYYHFELWKRYGDIAIADKLLTESEALALERTPGQEVVEYIVRTLDSLAPMYDALETMKNTQYTNGKWIDNQYGRITKGAVLALKARVLLYAASPLNSPSGQYDVELCDRAARAAADVINLGLYSTNISYRNMQFDRSSSNPENILDNRPNFGNFNHMESWNYPKGGSDQYVTTSVGGNATCPSQNLVDAYETVDGSAVDPDDPYANRDPRFYETILCNGDTFNDATVESFVGGLAGINNTNCTTTGYYLKKFVQDKVQLPQGVSVPHVWYLFRYGEILLNYAEAMFYAHGANAKMGYVTNGGDLSALEAVNQVRARAGVDMPPLASLNETKLRNERRIELAFEGHRFWDVRRWKIAETTENQPLMGMRIIKIGERFDYNVVKVEDRTFRPAMYRYPIPFAEKMRYPSWEQNEGW; this comes from the coding sequence ATGAAAATCAAGATATCAAAAATTCTGCTCGTCCTCTCCGTTTGCGGACTGCTTTATTCCTGCGACAAGTTTTTCGAGGTCGACCTGAAGGGGCAGATGGACGAAGAGAAGGTAGTCAATAACGAAGATTACTTGGCGAAGTTGTGGGCCGGCCTGTACTGGGCGATGGAGAACGGCTTCACGGCAGTCGGCAACGGCGGCTATGCCAGTGCGTGCGACGAGGCCGACAACAATCAGCAGAGTTCCAGCGTTCAGAAGTTCAATACGGGTAGCTGGAATGCGCAGAGTAATCCGGATGACCTTTATGCCCGGTTCTATCAGGCGATCCGTTCTGCTAACGACTTCCTGCGTCTTTCCGATACGGTGAACAACCCGCAGTACACTTTCCGTGAGTACGAGAAAGGCGAGCCCGAGAAGTATGCTACCAAAGTGTTCAACTGGCATGCATATCGTTTGGATGCCAGCTTTCTGAAGGCTTACTATCATTTCGAACTCTGGAAGCGCTACGGCGATATCGCCATTGCCGACAAGCTGCTGACCGAAAGCGAAGCTCTTGCGCTGGAGCGCACTCCGGGACAGGAAGTGGTCGAGTATATCGTTCGCACTTTGGACAGTCTGGCTCCGATGTACGACGCTTTGGAGACGATGAAGAATACGCAGTACACGAACGGCAAGTGGATCGACAACCAGTACGGCCGCATAACCAAGGGCGCCGTGCTGGCTCTCAAGGCCCGCGTGCTGCTGTATGCCGCCAGCCCGCTGAACTCGCCTTCGGGACAGTACGATGTCGAGTTGTGCGATCGCGCTGCGCGTGCCGCTGCCGATGTGATCAATCTGGGGCTTTATTCGACGAATATCTCTTATCGCAATATGCAGTTCGACCGTTCGAGCAGCAATCCCGAGAATATTCTGGACAATCGTCCCAATTTCGGCAACTTCAATCACATGGAGTCGTGGAATTATCCCAAAGGCGGTTCCGACCAGTACGTGACGACTTCGGTCGGCGGTAATGCCACCTGCCCGTCGCAGAATCTGGTTGACGCTTACGAGACGGTAGACGGTTCGGCTGTGGACCCGGACGATCCTTATGCGAACCGCGACCCCCGTTTCTATGAGACGATTCTCTGCAACGGCGATACGTTCAACGATGCTACCGTCGAATCGTTCGTGGGCGGCCTTGCCGGCATCAACAATACGAACTGTACGACGACGGGTTACTACCTGAAGAAGTTCGTTCAGGACAAGGTGCAGTTGCCGCAGGGTGTGTCCGTGCCGCACGTATGGTACCTGTTCCGTTACGGCGAAATCCTGCTCAACTATGCCGAGGCCATGTTCTACGCTCACGGCGCTAACGCCAAGATGGGATATGTGACCAACGGCGGCGACCTGTCGGCTTTGGAGGCGGTCAATCAGGTCCGTGCGCGCGCCGGAGTCGATATGCCTCCTTTGGCCTCGCTGAACGAAACCAAGCTGCGTAACGAGCGTCGGATCGAGCTGGCCTTCGAGGGGCATCGATTCTGGGATGTCCGTCGCTGGAAAATCGCTGAAACGACCGAGAATCAGCCGCTGATGGGTATGCGGATCATCAAGATCGGAGAGCGTTTCGACTACAATGTCGTCAAGGTCGAGGATCGTACGTTCAGACCGGCGATGTATCGTTACCCGATTCCGTTTGCCGAGAAGATGCGTTATCCGTCATGGGAACAAAATGAAGGTTGGTAG
- a CDS encoding SusC/RagA family TonB-linked outer membrane protein has protein sequence MKKHINDKVKSCFASFLILFVSATTVKAEGPKTGAFAEIPTLGDTLRASERMVDVAYGKQKYDAVTSSMSTVHADELRKSTATSIGEALIGRLPGLIVKKGSYEPGGDEPSIYIRGLNTYGGANTPLVIVDGFRTEYNQLSLYEIESISVLKDAAAVALYGQQAANGVLLVTTKRGFVGKTTIDVNVNVGWQEFANKPDMLNAYEYAVLHNQARTNDGLPVLYDPITDLPNYGKGGVYQYTHPDNNYFDEIFKKSTLISNVGINIGGGTKAVRYMVTAGYMHNGGMFNHTDLNDYTTQVRMNRFNLRSNLDVNITKNLSAQIDMGGRVDSRRFPGSTTASILDATMRTPPQEYPLVNPDGSLGGTSRYTNNPLGLVAHKGYQTRLYRNLDMTLKLKYDFGETVKGLSVGIGGSAMNAMLVADDKLRNFAVFDITGAPDPVTGAGEYAYRQYNDDTDLSWQSSVNYQYQRLNFEAFAAYNRTFGDHSVDAMLMYHMDRYQQSGSYYKFNTAGFGFRAHYGFKDRYFAEFAASYYGEEQYMPGRRFGFFPAGALAWVISKENFLKDSKVVNYLKLRASYGKVGGSAFTGGSATDRIFYQQFYYNSGTYTFGVPGTTTSIGGTFEDMLANPFITWDKSYKTDISIEGTFFNHVNLMFDYFHDVRKDILTRNTGSQPLTMGIERASWGNGGEVTNRGYEATLEVFGHAGDFEYSVQGGIWYNHNIINKRPDANLYDLNTQKYLSWIGKAVGQKWGLLCDGFYTAEDLDNMTAIPSYGSVQEGDARYVDVNNDGMIDSFDVVPMGYQDLPQYTYTFSLNLKYKNVYLYAMGQGTINSSIMLTNAADTFLPFWNNNNAFQYAKQSWTPETAATAVLPRLSTLNNPNNSQASTVWLRSNDYFKLRNLEIGYEFPQKWMKEIGFRGAKVYFRGQNLFTISREMDFIDPETFTGYPATRSYSIGLSLTF, from the coding sequence ATGAAAAAACATATAAATGACAAGGTGAAAAGTTGCTTTGCATCGTTCCTGATCTTGTTTGTGTCCGCGACGACCGTCAAGGCCGAAGGACCTAAAACGGGAGCTTTCGCAGAGATTCCGACTTTGGGAGACACGCTTCGCGCATCCGAAAGGATGGTGGACGTGGCTTACGGCAAGCAAAAATACGACGCAGTGACTTCGTCGATGAGCACGGTCCATGCCGACGAGCTGAGAAAGTCGACGGCTACGTCGATAGGCGAGGCCCTGATCGGCCGTCTGCCCGGTCTGATCGTTAAAAAAGGCTCGTACGAGCCGGGAGGAGACGAACCGAGCATCTACATCCGGGGACTCAATACCTACGGTGGCGCGAATACGCCGCTGGTGATCGTCGATGGTTTCAGGACGGAGTACAACCAGCTTTCCCTGTATGAGATCGAAAGCATCTCGGTTCTGAAGGACGCGGCTGCGGTCGCTCTGTACGGACAGCAGGCTGCCAACGGAGTCCTGTTGGTAACGACCAAGCGCGGTTTTGTCGGAAAGACGACGATCGACGTGAACGTCAACGTCGGGTGGCAGGAATTCGCCAACAAGCCCGATATGCTGAATGCGTACGAGTACGCCGTGCTGCACAATCAGGCGCGTACCAACGACGGTCTGCCTGTCTTGTACGACCCGATCACCGACCTCCCGAACTACGGCAAGGGCGGAGTGTACCAGTACACGCATCCCGACAACAACTACTTCGACGAGATATTCAAGAAGTCGACTCTGATCTCGAACGTCGGCATCAATATCGGCGGCGGTACGAAAGCCGTGCGGTACATGGTGACGGCCGGCTACATGCACAACGGCGGTATGTTCAATCATACCGACCTGAACGACTATACCACTCAGGTGCGGATGAACCGTTTCAATCTGCGGAGTAACTTGGACGTCAACATCACCAAGAACCTCTCTGCGCAGATCGATATGGGAGGCCGTGTCGACAGCCGTCGTTTCCCCGGTAGCACCACCGCGAGCATTCTCGACGCTACCATGCGTACTCCGCCTCAAGAGTATCCGTTGGTGAACCCGGACGGCTCGCTGGGCGGCACGTCCCGCTATACGAACAACCCGCTGGGTCTGGTCGCGCACAAGGGTTACCAAACCAGGCTCTACCGCAACTTGGATATGACGCTGAAACTGAAGTACGATTTCGGCGAAACGGTCAAGGGACTTTCGGTCGGCATCGGCGGTTCGGCGATGAATGCGATGCTTGTGGCCGACGACAAGTTGCGCAACTTTGCGGTATTCGATATTACGGGGGCTCCGGATCCCGTGACCGGCGCGGGCGAGTATGCGTACCGCCAGTACAACGACGATACGGACCTCTCTTGGCAGAGCTCCGTGAACTACCAGTATCAGCGTCTCAACTTCGAGGCTTTCGCTGCGTACAACCGGACTTTCGGCGACCACTCGGTCGACGCCATGCTGATGTATCACATGGACCGTTATCAGCAGAGCGGAAGCTACTATAAGTTCAATACGGCCGGTTTCGGATTCCGTGCGCACTACGGATTCAAGGATCGTTACTTCGCCGAGTTCGCAGCCAGCTACTATGGCGAGGAACAGTATATGCCGGGGCGCCGTTTCGGCTTCTTCCCCGCCGGAGCGTTGGCTTGGGTGATTTCCAAGGAGAACTTCCTGAAGGACAGTAAGGTGGTCAACTACCTGAAACTGCGCGCTTCGTACGGCAAGGTGGGCGGTTCGGCTTTCACCGGAGGTTCTGCCACCGATCGTATCTTCTATCAGCAGTTCTATTACAATTCGGGCACTTACACTTTCGGTGTGCCGGGCACGACGACCTCAATCGGAGGTACGTTCGAGGATATGCTGGCTAACCCTTTCATTACTTGGGACAAGTCGTATAAGACCGATATCTCGATCGAAGGTACTTTCTTCAACCACGTCAACCTGATGTTCGATTATTTCCACGATGTGCGTAAGGATATCCTTACCCGGAACACGGGCTCGCAGCCTCTCACGATGGGTATAGAGCGAGCCAGCTGGGGTAACGGCGGCGAAGTGACCAATCGCGGTTACGAGGCTACGCTCGAGGTGTTCGGCCATGCCGGCGATTTCGAGTACTCGGTTCAGGGCGGCATCTGGTACAATCACAACATCATCAACAAGCGGCCGGATGCGAATCTTTACGACCTCAATACGCAGAAGTATCTCTCTTGGATCGGCAAGGCCGTAGGACAGAAGTGGGGCCTTTTGTGCGACGGCTTCTATACGGCCGAGGATCTCGACAACATGACGGCCATTCCTTCCTACGGTTCCGTACAGGAAGGCGATGCGCGCTATGTCGATGTGAATAATGACGGTATGATCGACAGTTTCGATGTCGTTCCTATGGGGTATCAGGACCTTCCCCAGTATACCTATACTTTCAGCCTGAACCTGAAGTATAAGAACGTCTATCTGTACGCTATGGGACAAGGAACGATCAACAGCTCGATCATGCTGACCAATGCTGCCGATACTTTCTTGCCGTTCTGGAACAATAACAATGCGTTCCAGTATGCCAAGCAAAGCTGGACGCCCGAGACGGCCGCTACGGCCGTACTGCCGCGGTTGTCTACGCTGAATAACCCGAACAACTCGCAGGCCAGCACGGTATGGCTGCGGTCGAACGACTATTTCAAGCTTCGCAACCTGGAGATCGGTTACGAATTCCCGCAGAAATGGATGAAGGAGATCGGTTTCCGTGGAGCCAAGGTGTATTTCAGGGGACAGAATCTGTTTACGATCAGTCGCGAGATGGATTTCATCGATCCGGAAACCTTCACTGGTTATCCTGCCACTCGTTCGTACAGTATTGGACTCAGTCTGACATTCTAA